A window of candidate division KSB1 bacterium genomic DNA:
CAGTAAGGCCAGCAGCCGTGGTGATCAGCGCCTCCCAGATCCCGCCCGCCAGGACCGAGGCATCCACATTGCCACCGTGAACCTGAATCTGCATGAAAGCGCGGATCATCCCGGTGACCGTCCCCAAGAAACCGATGAGCGGGCTAACAGCCGCCACGGTCCCCAGAGCGTTCAAATTTTTCTCCAGCTGGTAGACCTCGATTTTCCCGGCGTCCTCGATGGCCTCCCGGATCTCCTCGCGGGACCCTCCTCGCTTTTCGATAGCGGCCTTCGTTATCTTGGCGATGGGTCCCGGGGTCCTCTTGCAAAGGGCGATCGCCTCCTCCACGTGATCTTTCAGGAGGAGGTTCTTGATCTGCAGGATGAATGTAGCCGTATTGATCTGCAACTTGCGAAGGTTCCACCATCGTTCGATGACCACGGCCAGGGCAATCAGCGAGCAGGCCCCAATGGCCACCATCAGAACACCGCCTTTTTCGAGGATTTCCAGCAGGGACATGATTCCTCCTCGACTTGTTCCGTGCCGTCCAGCCCGGTTTTCCTTCCTACCTTTACCACGCGCCGTGCAGGCCCAGCGCGAAGACGCGTCCGAACTCCGGATGTCCTGTGCGAAGTACGATCCGCCGGTCGGTCAGGTTGCGTGCCTCGCCGCGAACGAGGATGTTCTTGGACACCGCTACCTCCACGTCCACATCGGCCCGGGTATAGGCGCCCAGCATGCGATCGCCAGCGAGGTCCCGCGGCCTCCTACCCACCCACGCCGCTGTGAGGCCGACGCGGAGCTGCGGAATCGGCCTCCAGGAGGACTGGATCGGGAGCCGCCAATGCGCCAGGAAGGGCCGACGCGTAAAGCCCGGGTAGGAAAGCCTGTCCTCCGATCTTTCCAGCTCTTCACTCAGCTGGACCAGTTCGATCGTGGCGGAAAGGTGCCTCTGGGAGTACAGATCCAGCCCGATGGCCACCTCATTGCTTTCCAGCTTTTCGAGGGCCCGATAGGCGAACAGGTACGTGCCGCTGCACCCGCCACAGGTGTCGGCTACCTCCTCCCAGTAATGGGCCCCGTTCAGGAACGCCCGGCGCCAGCGGAAGCGAATCCTTCCGCCCGAGATGAGCTTCAGCTCGGCAGCGGCCCCGACCGAAGCCCGCACACGCTCCGCGCTCCAATCTGTCTGCCTGGCGTCAAAGTAGGGGTCGGCCATCCAGATCTGCAGCGGGTCAACTGGCTGAAATCCGGACCGGACCTCGCACGAGACGCCCAGGTGGGGAGTCACGGTCCCCGCCGCCCGGGCATTGAGGGAAAGCCGTGACGTCCGGCCTTTCCCCCTTTGCCGCCAGTTTTCAATGGCAACTCCGCTGGCCAGGGACGCGCGCTGGGCAATGGGCACCGTCAGATCCACGAAGAGGGAAGACAGATCGTTCTTTGCCGCCAGGGACTCGGCCAGGCTCGGGCTAAAACGATACCCGTTGTAGCGGAGGCCAGCCTGGATGCCGAGCGGACCGGCATCCCACTCGCAGCCCGCCTCGAGTCGGGAGCGGCTCAGCTTCGCGTTCCAGAGGAGATCCTGGCGCGGGACGACACTATCCGGCCACCCGAAACCCGGGACGAAACGCTGCTCCACCGATCCCCAGCCTGCCTCAGCGGCAACGCGGAGCCGCAGTTGCCGTGCCGCGCCGCTGTATTCTCCTCGGACCTCAGAAGTCGAGCCTACCCGTTTGACCACGGGCGTATGCATTCCGATCTCCTGCCCCGCTACCCCGGCTCTGAGGCTGACGTGGCCGCCGTCCTTTGTGTCGAAACCCACCCGTCCTTGCCCCGCCCACTTCTTCCACCCGGAGTTACGATATGGGCCATCCGTTCGATCGATGCGGCCGGCCACCTCGTAGCTCAACCTCTCCCCTTGAGCCCAGTGGATGGCCTCTCCGCGGAGCCAGCGATAGTCCCCGTAGGTAGCCCGAGCCTCCAGCCCCCGGAGGCGAATCTGCGGCACCCGACTGAACGTGGTCTTCTTCCCCCATTCGTCTGCGACGAGTCGTACAGGGCGATAATCGACGGTCGGCTCGTAGACCCCTACCGGAACGGCTTCGGCCTGCAGTTTCTCCCCCGCCTCCCTCCTGCTCCGATCCTGGCCGATGATGAGCACGTCCGGAAGTTCCAGGCGCGACCGCTCCGTTGCGGAAGGTTCGGCGGGCGGTTTTGCGGCCGCCGTGGTATCCGGCGATGGAAGAGCAGGACGAGTCCCGGGCAAGGGCTTTTGCTCTTGTGCCATCGCGACCGAAGCGTGAAATGCCCACAGGACTAGGCCCAGAGTGGCGATGCCTGAGGTGGACCTTCGGACCTTTCGTCTCGTCATCGGTTTGCCAGCTCCTGTAACTTGGCCTGGGCCTTCTGTACGACCTCCGGGTCCTGGACGGAAAGGAGGCTCCGGTAGAGTTTGCGCGCCTCCGCCCAGTTCTTCAGCTGTTCGTTCATTTCGGCGGCACGGAGGACAGCCCGGACACTCCAGAAGGCGTACGCGGAGTAG
This region includes:
- a CDS encoding MotA/TolQ/ExbB proton channel family protein produces the protein MSLLEILEKGGVLMVAIGACSLIALAVVIERWWNLRKLQINTATFILQIKNLLLKDHVEEAIALCKRTPGPIAKITKAAIEKRGGSREEIREAIEDAGKIEVYQLEKNLNALGTVAAVSPLIGFLGTVTGMIRAFMQIQVHGGNVDASVLAGGIWEALITTAAGLTVGIPALIFYNWLEGKVQRIVFEMQVSSVEILDMLLEKERVHGIQNPA
- a CDS encoding TonB-dependent receptor, translated to MTRRKVRRSTSGIATLGLVLWAFHASVAMAQEQKPLPGTRPALPSPDTTAAAKPPAEPSATERSRLELPDVLIIGQDRSRREAGEKLQAEAVPVGVYEPTVDYRPVRLVADEWGKKTTFSRVPQIRLRGLEARATYGDYRWLRGEAIHWAQGERLSYEVAGRIDRTDGPYRNSGWKKWAGQGRVGFDTKDGGHVSLRAGVAGQEIGMHTPVVKRVGSTSEVRGEYSGAARQLRLRVAAEAGWGSVEQRFVPGFGWPDSVVPRQDLLWNAKLSRSRLEAGCEWDAGPLGIQAGLRYNGYRFSPSLAESLAAKNDLSSLFVDLTVPIAQRASLASGVAIENWRQRGKGRTSRLSLNARAAGTVTPHLGVSCEVRSGFQPVDPLQIWMADPYFDARQTDWSAERVRASVGAAAELKLISGGRIRFRWRRAFLNGAHYWEEVADTCGGCSGTYLFAYRALEKLESNEVAIGLDLYSQRHLSATIELVQLSEELERSEDRLSYPGFTRRPFLAHWRLPIQSSWRPIPQLRVGLTAAWVGRRPRDLAGDRMLGAYTRADVDVEVAVSKNILVRGEARNLTDRRIVLRTGHPEFGRVFALGLHGAW